Below is a genomic region from Timaviella obliquedivisa GSE-PSE-MK23-08B.
GAGTTGAAACCATGCCCAGCCAACAGAGCGGTGAGTTGGGAGAGGGCGCTTTGATCCTGTAGCTGTTCAATGATTTCGATGCCTGCCAAATAGACTCTTCCCGTATTTAGCTCAACGAGTTCTTTACCCAGGCTGACCACGATGCCTTCAATGATGGGCTTGCCTCTCCTAAATCCTCGACCCCGAACGCGATCGCCCTCGTTAACAAACAAGAATGCTGGTTTTTCTGGTTCCACTTGAACTGTCTGCTGGGCTAGAGGGGCGATATCTTCAGGAGTCGCCAATGCTAGTTCCGAACAATGCAACGAGAAACTAATTCCGTCATCGTCCTCTAAAGAGGTCATGCCATTTTGATGCCGTCCTGTGACCGTAAAAATTATGTCTTTCTGGGTTGAAGATGCCAACTCTGAAATATTTTTAACGCGATCGCCGCTCTGAAATATTGGGAACGCCTTTTCTGGGGCGTAAAGCTCAATTTGCTCAAGCCTTAGCCTTGCCCTTTGATTAATAGAGGGCGAAAAAACATGAACAAGTTTTGCTGTGATCTTTTCTACTATCCAATCATCCATAGCATGAGGATGCCTGCGACAGATAACACGCGCTCCAACTGCAACAACCGTAGTAGATGCATTTGCCGCAAGAGTTGCACCTTTTTTCAGATACTCTTGAAAATCTGGCTTGCCCGCCTGCTTCTGCCCTCTTCTAGAGCGAGTCGATTGAGTGGTTTTTACTTGAGCAATCATGATTTGTTTCCTTTAGAAAATCCGTTCGTGTTTTCGATTAATTCAACGATCTCAGTTGGCAATGCTGTCAACCTCTGCTTTCCTCTAAAATCAACAGGGTGAGCAAGCTTGAGAACGTCGCTGAATATCCAGGCATATCGCCCGTGCTGCCAATTCCCTACAGCTCGCTCAAGTGGGGTTTGCGCCTCTATGTCAATCCATCGGTGTTGTGTGTGGCGCGGGTCTTTTGGGTCGATCATGTATAGGCAGTCAGTGAGGTTAGCGATCGCCACCACTTGACCTAGCGGCAATGGCTCAGAGAGTTTCTTGCTCAATGTTTTTTGTTGATCGGTTGAATGTTGAAGTGAGGTATAAATCGCTTCAATCACTTCATTTTCCACTTGGCGCTTAGCTGCATGAATGGCAACTAAACCTCTATACTCTGTCCCCCACCTACGGGTTTCAATCCTTTTCGTACCACAGGCAACTAAAGAAGCCCAGGGCTGCCAGAGCGTTAAAACTTTCATGAATGCACCTCTCGCAACGTCACGCTAATTCGTCCGGTTTTCATGTCTAAATCTGCCGGAGCAGTTCCTGGCAGAATCTTCATCACGCCGTGGTAGGCAAGGCGACTATACCCAGCCATAATCAGCGCATCACCCGATCGCAGTTCAATATCTTGCCAAGGCAGTCCTTTGTCGTTGATATTGCCCAGCCGAAAGATCGCCGAATCCCCCAAGCTCAATGTGACGATCGGTCTTCCTTGCTGAATTAATTCTTCTGCCTCACTCCGGTCCTGGTGCATTCCGAGGGATGCACCAACAGGAAAGAAGTTCACGATCGCGGTCTGCGGGAAATAAGGTAAATACTCCTCCGATCGAGCCTGCGTCAGTGCTAGCACTGCTAAATTAATTAGCTCACCGGGGAGAGGCGATCGGGCTGCAAAATATCCATAGGGCTTCCAGCGATAGCCCAGGCAGGCAAGGGGATGCACCATTGACACACCGTTGGGCATTGCTGGGGTATACCATCCACCCTCTGTCCATTTTCGTAGTGCTACAACTAGCTCACTCTGCTCACTCAACAGCAAAAAATTAGGGAGATGGATAACGCCAGAAGCAAGAACAGCGATTTGGCGAGGAATCAGATCAAGCTGTCCTATTGCAGATTTCGTTTTATTTGCCATTTGCACGATCCAAATCAGCCTTAAGCTGATCAATAATTTGGTTCTCCCAATTGATTAAAGTAGCTTGCTCTTTAAGCTGCAAATCAACTCGTTGAATATAAACGGCGATCGCCTTAGGATTCTGTCGATACAGGCGTTCCCAGCGTTTTGCGGCAACTGATTTAACGATGTTGCTAATGTCGTGTTGAATGGTTAAGAAATCGAACGAAAACATGGTTTAATTTCTCCTGATAATTCTGAAACTCAACTTTAATTAACTGCGATCGCTATCCCCAAACATGTCTTCACAGATTTGCCGTAACTGAGAATCTCGAATAGAACCGTCTTCTTCATCCCATAGAACAACTGGGTCATAATCAACATTGCCGTTAGGCTGGTAAAGGGGAGGGCGCTTACCCCATTCGTCTAGCCAAAAATCTTCTTCTTCAAGAAATTCTCTGCCGCATAGTTGCCAAGGTTGTCCTGGATATGCCGCCATAAATAAAGCCGAGGCGATCGTCTTAAAGGCTTCGTAAGACGATCGCTCAACTCCTTGCCAGACATGGCAATGATTAACGTAATAATTTCCGTTTGATTCAAACTCAACCTTGCACCGATGGTAGTGCCAGCGTGGATCGCCCCAGTCTTGCGGACGTTCACCAAGAGACAAAAGAGGATGCTCAGACTGACTGCCATCTTCGTTAACTTCATGCAGCGTGTAGCAGTTATGCACGACAACGCGCTGCTGTTGCTGCATTGCATCAAACTCTTGTGGAGTACAGTCCAGCGAAGTATCCCAACCCTGGTTAAGGGCTTCAGCGATCGCCGGATCAATCGCGCTTAATCTGGCAATCAAATTAATTGCCATGGAATGGGCTGTTTCTGCTGCGTTAGGTACGGCTCCCATACCTGGATGCCTTAGGCAAAGCTGGAGGAGCGCCACCAGTGTGAAAGCTCGTTCGGGCGTAATAAATATCTCAATGGGTTCAGCGATCGCCAGCCTGCTGGCAATTAATTCAAAGTCGGGTGTGTTCATGTTTGCTCTCTGTTGAAAGTTTGTAAATCAGCCAAACACTCTGCAAGCTGCTGACCGCTCATTGCCTGTAGGGTGGTGTTGTATCGTTCTTGCAGCCACTGCGATCGAGCAGAGCGATCAAAACTCAGTTCTTGAAATCGCCACTTCACCTCAAGCAACAGGTCAGTCAGGTCAGCTTGTTCCTCAACGAGCGAAACGAGCGGACAAATCTTACCGTCCTTCAAGACATAGCCCCATTGCGGATTCGCGCTCAGAAGCCACTGCATTCGCTCTACAGCATCTTTAGCCGTGGTGTTGGGAGAAATATGCCTTAGCTCTTGCTCAAGCGCTGACAGGAGCATATCCGGAGGGCGGAGGTTGAGGTTATCGCTAATCTTCTGCCATTGGGCAATTGGGTCGGCTGGCTGGCTGACTGGCGGCTTAACGGGTTGCGATCGCTGAGGTGTAGGTTTGGGTGGTTTAGGCGGTGCCTCACGCCAGCCTTGCTCAATCTCAAAGTCGTGATACAGGCTCTCGCCCTCAAGGTGAACTCGCTCTAGAGCAAATGAAAACAAATTGAGAACGGGTTTTCTGCCAGCTTTCTTCTGGCGATCGCTGTAATTCTGTGTACGCCGCAACACGTACTCCCAGAAGCTAGAATGACTACCGCCATCGCCAGCTCTGTCGTAGCGCGTCCAGTCGTAGGCACTGGCATCAAAATTTGGAAAATTTGCTTTTTCGGAAGCACCGACGGCGGCGGAACATTTTGCGTCTTGCTCTTGCGTTTGAGGGTGGTCAGCCGACTTTTCATCAGCTTGAGCCGTTTTAACAATTGCAGCAACAGAATACTCATCCTGTTCAGGCTGTTTATTTTTTGAAAAAAAGTATTTTCGGCTTTCTCTCTCTCTCTCTTTAGAGGATGTATAGATACCTCTATTAACAATATATAGATCCTGATCCTGGGAGGATCTATATATTGTGCTGGGAGCCTCTAACAAAGTATCAGCAGTTACTTTTTGAGTGCGATCAAGATAGATCGTGGGAGGATCTATAGAGGGAATAAGGGTGATCCTGGGAGGATCAGTAGCCTGGTTAGGGGCGATCGTGGGAGGATCAGTGGCAGGTTTTCTGCTACCCCTGCCCTTACGAATATTTGAGTTTTTAAAGTCTGCTGTCGGCACCTGCCAGCACTCCATTGGGAGAAGCAAATAGAGGTTTGCCAACGTTACTCCTGGCTGGTGCCTTTGCCGCACCATCATTTTTCGATCGAGCAGTTCTTTGACCGAATCCGCGACTTTTCGCCGTAGAACTTGTTCGGTGGTATTTGGGTAACTGCTTCCAAAACATTCAGTTGCAATTCGATTAAGCGATCGGCACACTGCCCAATGGACAGCACCATCTACAAACGTCGGACGAGCATGGCAGCTCAGGTGGCAATAGACCCGATAAGCTTCTATCGTTAAGCCCGCCGCATCTAACTCTGTGTGGATAATGGGTGCTCCTGGAAGGCGATTCGGGCGCGCTCCTTCGGAGATGCTGCGAGGGGGGCTTGTTAGGGGGGGAACAGCAGCAATCATGTTGCCGCCCCCCTGACAATTCGACTAAAGTAGAAGTGCCCTGACCTTCCGGATTGTGGAGAGATAGGGCTGAATTGAAAAGTATGCGAGTTAAGCAATATCACTGTAATCAGCAATACTTTAGCTACTCGATGTGGTAGGCTATACTGAAGCATAAAATTTAGGCGTTACGTGTGTAACGTCGCGAGTAAAAAGGGTTAGCTCTTGGGTCTTTGGCGGGACTGGAGCTAATTCTTTTTTTGTGGATAAAAGACTTAAGCTGCGTTGGTTTGAGCAGGTTGAACTTTGGCTCTCCGAGCCTTGAGGGCTGCTCGGATCATGGCGTTATCCCCGTGTTCTTCTTCTAAGAAGCTGAGGTAGCCTGCGAATAGTGCATCGCCTCGGTTCTTGTATCCAAGAGCACGTGAAGTCGCGTCGATGAACCACAAATCCTTTTCGGGGAGCCGAACAGAGGTAGAAATTCTGCCACTCATATTGTGTTTTCCTGAATTCGATATTTATATATTCAGTTATTAAATTAAAAAAGTCAAATATGATTTTTAATAAATCAAAAATGAGTTTCAAGTTTTTAGTCTTTTGCAAGTTCTCTGCCAACGGTTGAGGCGAGAAAAAGCTTGATTAAGGAATTTCTAAGGAATGAAGTTTTTAAGCTTGATTTGTAGCGTAGGATCATTGCTTAAAAGCCATTTCAAAATTCAGCGCGCCTGCTTTGGGAGCAGGATGTCGCAGGTTCGAATCCTGTCATCCCGACTTAGTTTAAGAGGATGTCTGAGAAGTCTAGATTGCTATCCGATCCGCCCCCTAAATCCCCCATTCTGGGGGACTTTGAAGGAGCATTGGTTCGGAAGTCCCCCAGAATGGGGGGTTGGGGGGCGAGTGTAAGAATCTTTGATACTTCTCAGACATCCTCTAAGCTTGATTTAGTTTCAGAGAAATTGGAGAGAGCATCCTGACCACAAGTTAGTCAGGTAGATTTGATAGTAAAAATAAAAAGCGATCGCTCCATTCAGAGTGTCATAGTCTTTTAGCTTCGAGGCTAGGATTCCATTGAGAATACCGTTAAGCAATTGGCGAAGAAGAGAAGGTGAAAGCCCTTTAGCTAGATAGTTCTTTTGATAAGTTCATTAGATGCGCTTTGGCTAATCTGAATATCAGAACCAAACAGCAAATAGTTCAATGAGTTAAATAATGGCTTTGTTTACAATTATCCAATCTTAGTGCAACGGTAATTGGATAATTTTCAGAAAAAGTAATAGCAAAAATAAAGAGCATAAAACTTACTAAAAAAGAAACCACTCAACACATCATGCACTGGTGGTTTTATAAAATAAGCTCAACTACTAAAATGCTTCCGGCGTTGCTTGCTGCGTGCCATTGCCTTACGCTTACGCTTCTCAATTGGGGTTTCAAAATGGCGATATTTCCTCATATCAGGAAAAATTCCCGCCCTAGAAACCTTACGCTTGAAACGACGGAGTGCTGACTCAATCCCTTCATTTTCACCGAGAATAATTTGAGCCATGCGATCGCCTCTCCAAATGAACGAACCAGAGCAATGAAAATGCCCCAAATAAAGATGAGGTAGGTCATTGACCTACCTGCACCGTCACAACACTAGATTTTTAGAAAAAACCTAGGAATGAATTTTAGTAACGGCGAGAGCCGCCGCCACCGCCACCGCCACCGCGGTTGCCACCGCCACCGCCACCGCCGCCACCCCAGCTTCCGCCAGAGGAACCGCGCTCTTCACGAGGCTTAGCTTTGTTGACCTTAAGGTCACGACCCATCCATTCAGCACCATCTAACGCTTCAATAGCAGCAGTTTCTTCAGCATCTGTGCTCATTTCCACAAATGCAAAGCCACGCATCCGACCTGTTTCTCGATCGGTGGGCAGTTGAACGCGCTTGACGGTTCCGTACTCAGCGAATACTTGAGTCAGGTCATCCTGTGTTGCTTCAAAGGATAGGTTACCGACATAAATCGACATGAAATCAATCTCCAGAATCAGAGGGGGTATAGAGAGTTAGATTCGGAGAAACGTAAATAACCACGTGCACAGCCGAAAATAATCCTATGAGGACATTAGCACAGGATGGGAAGATATGCATTGGGGATAAAGCGATCGATAGAATTTACTAATCCTCGCGATCGCGACCTTTAACGAATCTTGACGAATCTTTAAGTTCTACAAATGGATGCTAACCAGATGCTGAGCTAATGCCTCTATATTAGGATACTCCCAAAAGAGCATGGGGTCGAGTTTTTTTAAATGTAACCAATTGGCTAAGTCGCCTGTCAGGCTAACGGCAACCGACGAATCCAGCCCATAGTAAGCAAACGGCTGACTAGTATCAATTTCGTCGGGGTGCACTTTTAGGTAGATTGCTAGATTATGGCTCAACCAATCCTGGATTTCTAGCTCGGTTGGTTGCTCAAACTTTGTCGTTTCAAGCTGCGATCGCACCTCCCTTGCCTCTTCCTGAGAGGTAGAATTTGTCCAATAACAAACTCCCTCAAGCGTTCCACCCATAAAACTCGTTCGACAAACAAACCGTTGAATTTTTCCGCTGGATGTTCTGGGAATCTTTCCGGGCTTCAGCAAAACGACATCATACACCTGCAAATCATAATGTTCTGAGATTGCTTGGCGAATTGATCCCACGACTTCATTCGCATTCAAACCATTCAGTGCCGTCCGATTGACCTCCTGCATCACCACAAGTTGCTCAACTCCTTCTACTCTTACCGTAAACGCTGCACCAGAGTTAAGGGAAACTGATGGGTGACAATTCTTAACAATTTTTTCGATATCCTGGGGATAATAATTCATTCCTCGGATAATTAGCAGATCTTTCAATCGACCTGTTACAAATAATTCATTCCCCTCTAAAAAGCCTAAGTCTCCTGTCCTTAGGAAGGATTTCCCTCCATTGTTTAATCCTTTACTGTTTAATAAAGTCATCCTAAATGTTTTGCTTGTCTCTTCCTCCCGGTTCCAATACCCCATCGCTACACTTGTTCCCGCTACCCAAATTTCTCCCACTTGTCCATCTGGTAAAACCTGCAATGTTTCGGGATGGACGATTTGCAGTTCCTGATCTGATAAGCCTTGTCCACAGCTAACGACCTGACAATAATCAGCTTGACTACAATCAGCTTGACTACAATCAGCTTGACTACAATCAGCTTGACAACCATCAGTTTGAGCCGCTCCTGTCATTCCTTGCGGGTTGAAAGCGATCGCCTCATGTCTTTCTAATGCTGACTTTTGTAGATGCTTGACTGCTCCTGGCGTTCCCTTGACTTTTCCCGTCACCATCAAGGTTGCCTCCGCCAGTCCATAACAAGGAAAAAATGCCTCTTGCCGAAAGCCGCAGGGCTGGAGCAACTCTGCAAACTGATCTAATATCTCAGCCTGGATTGGTTCAGCCCCATTGAATGCAACCTGCCATTGGCTCAAGTCTAAATCCGATATCTGCTCCGGCTTGATTTTTTGGACGCACTGCTCGTAGGCAAAACTTGGCCCTCCGCTTGTGGTTGCACTGTAGGAAGCGATCGCTCGCAGCCATCGGACTGGGCTTTGCATAAACATGAGTGGCGACATTAACACGACTGGGAATCCGCCATACAGCGGTTGCAATACGCCACCAATCAACCCCATATCGTGATAAGGAGGCAGCCAAATGACTCCACAACTCTCATCCGAATATCCAAATCGCTCTTGAATTGCCGCCAGATTGTGCAGCAAATTGTCATGCGAAACCATTACTCCTTTGGGCTCATCGGTCGAACCTGAGGTATATTGCAAAAACGCCAACTTTCCTAATGCTAAATCCGGTAGTTCTCCCTCGCCCCAATCCTCTTCAGCTAACCCTTTCAAGCCTTGTAGTTCTGGTAATTGCTTTAACTGTGCCAAAATCTCAGGCGTAGTTAACATCACCGACGCTTCAGCATCCTCTACTAGATGCAGCAACCGATTGAGAGAGCGGTTTGGACGAGGAGGATAAGCTGGAACTGCAACGACTCCAGCACTTAAACAGCCTAAGAAAGCCGCGACATAATCTAATCCAGGCGGATACAGCAGCAATGCCCGATCGCCCCCTCGACAGCAATCCGACAACCGCGCCGCGATCGCTCCTACACGACGAGCTAAAGCCCTATAAGTTAAACTGACGGCTTGAGTTTCCCCATCTGTCAAAAACGTATAAGCAACCTGCTCTGGCTGACGAAGCGCCCGATCGCGCAAGATATCGACTAAAGTTGGCTGCATCTCCCGCTCAGAAGCACTCATCACCTTCTCCTAAATGCTTGGGATCAATAAACCATGCTCTCGCATCCTTCGTAGGTTAATTGTGCCAGTTTGTCGAGCTACACTCTAGAGCCGCTTCCGCGTGATCTCTTGCTCCCAAGCTTTCACCAAATTCCCTATGGTTTGCTCCCAATCGTATGCCTGCACTGATTCTTTTCCCTTCCTTCCCATTTCCCGACGCAGATCAGAATCGTTAATTAGGTGATTCAACTTCTTGGCAAAATCATCTACATTGCCTGGAGCAAATAAAAATCCATTAACACCATCTTGAATACTGTCAGTGACTCCCCCTGCATGAGGCGCGATCGCCGGAAGTCTTGTTGCAAACCCTTCCAGAATGGTCAGTCCTCGCGTTTCCTTCTCCGAAGCCGTGACCAGTACATCACAATTTGCCAACAAAGCCGGGATATCGTCTGGGGGAATCCGTCCTAAGAAATGTGCCAATTTCCCTAACCGCTCCGCAATTTCAGCGCGCATCTCTCCCTCTCCTGCGATTAAAATCGCGATCTGACTCATGTCTTGCTGTCGCGCCATCTTCTCCAGAGCGTTCATTGCAAACTTCCAACCCTTATCTGGCGTTAACCGTCCCACAAACACCAACTTCACCTTTTCTGCTAAATTCTCTAATCCATATTGCTTCTCGAAAAAATTTTGTTCCTGCAATTCCCCCTTAAACCTCTCTAAATCAACTCCCAAAAAATTCCCCCGCAATCCATTTCTAATTCCCATCTGCGTTACCTTTTCGTACGCATCCTGACTTCCTACCAGCGTCACATCATAGGCGTTATACACCCAGGCAAACAGCCGCCTCAAAATAAATTGCAACCCGCGCAATATTGGCATTGGCACCTTCAAAAAGTCCTCTGCATATTCCACAAAATTAGTATGGAAAAAACTTACGCAAGGAATCCCTATCTTCTTAGCAAATTTTATGCCTGGGAACCGGAGTAAACCATTCGCCAATCGCTCCGGCTCATCGACATGAATGACATCTGGCTGAAACGAGACTAGCTCTCGAAGCACTGTTTCATAAGATTTCGAGCTAACATTTCGTTCAAACTCAATTCCCATGTAGGGCGTACTTGCTAAGTTCACAATCCTCACCCCTGGCAAAATTTGCCCCGTGAACTCCCGCCAATTTGGATACACCTTTTCAATAGACTGGTAATCAGGACAAAATAACAGCACTTCGTGTCCCCATCGACTCAACCACCGTAGCCGATTCATTTGAGCCACTGTTACTCCATCGACTACGGGCAAAAACCCAGAACTCAAAATCGCAATTTTCATAAAAAATCCTGACGAATCACTCCTCCAGCCTGATAATAATCTGAAGTTACGATCGCCACTCATTTGGCAAGCCCAGACGCAAGCC
It encodes:
- a CDS encoding ASCH domain-containing protein, which codes for MKVLTLWQPWASLVACGTKRIETRRWGTEYRGLVAIHAAKRQVENEVIEAIYTSLQHSTDQQKTLSKKLSEPLPLGQVVAIANLTDCLYMIDPKDPRHTQHRWIDIEAQTPLERAVGNWQHGRYAWIFSDVLKLAHPVDFRGKQRLTALPTEIVELIENTNGFSKGNKS
- a CDS encoding alpha-ketoglutarate-dependent dioxygenase AlkB, whose amino-acid sequence is MANKTKSAIGQLDLIPRQIAVLASGVIHLPNFLLLSEQSELVVALRKWTEGGWYTPAMPNGVSMVHPLACLGYRWKPYGYFAARSPLPGELINLAVLALTQARSEEYLPYFPQTAIVNFFPVGASLGMHQDRSEAEELIQQGRPIVTLSLGDSAIFRLGNINDKGLPWQDIELRSGDALIMAGYSRLAYHGVMKILPGTAPADLDMKTGRISVTLREVHS
- a CDS encoding ribbon-helix-helix domain-containing protein, translating into MSGRISTSVRLPEKDLWFIDATSRALGYKNRGDALFAGYLSFLEEEHGDNAMIRAALKARRAKVQPAQTNAA
- the rpsU gene encoding 30S ribosomal protein S21, yielding MAQIILGENEGIESALRRFKRKVSRAGIFPDMRKYRHFETPIEKRKRKAMARSKQRRKHFSS
- a CDS encoding RNA-binding protein; its protein translation is MSIYVGNLSFEATQDDLTQVFAEYGTVKRVQLPTDRETGRMRGFAFVEMSTDAEETAAIEALDGAEWMGRDLKVNKAKPREERGSSGGSWGGGGGGGGGNRGGGGGGGGSRRY
- a CDS encoding AMP-binding protein, translated to MSASEREMQPTLVDILRDRALRQPEQVAYTFLTDGETQAVSLTYRALARRVGAIAARLSDCCRGGDRALLLYPPGLDYVAAFLGCLSAGVVAVPAYPPRPNRSLNRLLHLVEDAEASVMLTTPEILAQLKQLPELQGLKGLAEEDWGEGELPDLALGKLAFLQYTSGSTDEPKGVMVSHDNLLHNLAAIQERFGYSDESCGVIWLPPYHDMGLIGGVLQPLYGGFPVVLMSPLMFMQSPVRWLRAIASYSATTSGGPSFAYEQCVQKIKPEQISDLDLSQWQVAFNGAEPIQAEILDQFAELLQPCGFRQEAFFPCYGLAEATLMVTGKVKGTPGAVKHLQKSALERHEAIAFNPQGMTGAAQTDGCQADCSQADCSQADCSQADYCQVVSCGQGLSDQELQIVHPETLQVLPDGQVGEIWVAGTSVAMGYWNREEETSKTFRMTLLNSKGLNNGGKSFLRTGDLGFLEGNELFVTGRLKDLLIIRGMNYYPQDIEKIVKNCHPSVSLNSGAAFTVRVEGVEQLVVMQEVNRTALNGLNANEVVGSIRQAISEHYDLQVYDVVLLKPGKIPRTSSGKIQRFVCRTSFMGGTLEGVCYWTNSTSQEEAREVRSQLETTKFEQPTELEIQDWLSHNLAIYLKVHPDEIDTSQPFAYYGLDSSVAVSLTGDLANWLHLKKLDPMLFWEYPNIEALAQHLVSIHL
- a CDS encoding glycosyltransferase; the protein is MKIAILSSGFLPVVDGVTVAQMNRLRWLSRWGHEVLLFCPDYQSIEKVYPNWREFTGQILPGVRIVNLASTPYMGIEFERNVSSKSYETVLRELVSFQPDVIHVDEPERLANGLLRFPGIKFAKKIGIPCVSFFHTNFVEYAEDFLKVPMPILRGLQFILRRLFAWVYNAYDVTLVGSQDAYEKVTQMGIRNGLRGNFLGVDLERFKGELQEQNFFEKQYGLENLAEKVKLVFVGRLTPDKGWKFAMNALEKMARQQDMSQIAILIAGEGEMRAEIAERLGKLAHFLGRIPPDDIPALLANCDVLVTASEKETRGLTILEGFATRLPAIAPHAGGVTDSIQDGVNGFLFAPGNVDDFAKKLNHLINDSDLRREMGRKGKESVQAYDWEQTIGNLVKAWEQEITRKRL